From one Eucalyptus grandis isolate ANBG69807.140 chromosome 9, ASM1654582v1, whole genome shotgun sequence genomic stretch:
- the LOC104419188 gene encoding mitochondrial inner membrane protease ATP23 has protein sequence MAEEPPPAGSSSSAAAAAAADGGRAVKECEKMIQRSLRTPMVRFLKEQLEKAGCALGDNFIKAVNCDGQVSGGYMPGLGIVVCSNHMELQDDVNQVVIHELIHAYDECRAANLDWSNCAHHACSEIRAGHLSGDCHYKRELLRGYMKIRGHEQECVRRRVMKSVTANPHCSEAAAKDAMEAVWDVCYNDTKPFDRAP, from the exons atGGCCGAGGAGCCTCCGCCGgcaggttcctcctcctctgccgccgccgccgccgccgccgacggcgGCCGAGCTGTGAAGGAGTGcgagaagatgatccagaggaGCCTTCGAA CTCCAATGGTGAGATTCCTGAAGGAGCAGCTGGAGAAGGCGGGGTGTGCGTTGGGGGACAACTTCATCAAGGCCGTTAACTGCGACGGGCAAGTCAGCGGCGGCTACATGCCGGGCCTAGGG ATAGTCGTGTGTAGTAACCACATGGAACTCCAAGATGATGTAAATCAAGTAGTCATACACGAACTCATTCATGCATATGATGAGTGCCGAGCTGCAAATTTGGACTGGAGTAATTGTGCCCATCATGCCTGTAGCGAG ATACGTGCCGGCCATTTAAGTGGTGATTGTCACTATAAACGGGAACTATTGCGGGGTTACATGAAGATACGTGGTCATGAGCAG GAATGTGTGAGGAGAAGAGTAATGAAGTCGGTTACTGCAAACCCTCACTGCTCAGAAGCCGCTGCAAAGGATGCGATGGAAGCTGTGTGGGATGTCTGTTACAATGATACAAAGCCATTTGACAGAGCTCCGTGA